From a region of the Halobacteriovorax sp. HLS genome:
- a CDS encoding OsmC family protein: MSIYKTVARGSSESIQLEVSSEFKPSLSVTPPPEFKGPKEFWSPEDIFCASISSCYLLTFKAMARFKKLEWRDIEVSVDAHLEKSPTGLKFTKVEIRPFLTICCQSTVDEYLKVLESAKSNCLVTSSMNCDFSVIPKIKVKAK, encoded by the coding sequence GTGAGTATTTACAAAACGGTAGCAAGAGGTAGCTCTGAAAGTATCCAGCTTGAAGTAAGTAGTGAATTTAAACCATCTTTAAGTGTAACTCCACCTCCCGAGTTTAAGGGGCCGAAGGAATTTTGGAGTCCCGAAGATATTTTCTGCGCGAGCATTTCTTCTTGTTACTTGTTAACATTTAAAGCAATGGCAAGATTTAAAAAGTTGGAATGGAGAGATATTGAAGTCTCAGTTGATGCCCATCTTGAAAAGAGTCCAACCGGTCTAAAGTTTACCAAAGTTGAGATAAGGCCATTTTTAACTATCTGTTGTCAAAGTACTGTTGATGAATATCTAAAGGTGTTGGAGAGTGCAAAATCAAATTGCTTAGTGACTAGTTCAATGAACTGTGACTTTAGTGTAATACCTAAAATAAAAGTTAAAGCTAAATAG
- a CDS encoding methyl-accepting chemotaxis protein, translating into MNLKKRLVLFFLLVGLVPFGAGVYFSVDSASDALTESVHDKLSASAALIYGQLEGLYESRYSSASVLSKSRKLQDIFVTADSSDWSSVEKYNSYFKSLLDETGFEDMLFVTNEGRILGALDHPEINGSNMSQFKDTPLYAAWKKAMSTPYNNTDSIQHAKYHPYKVWKNEQESFLVTRFAPNSKDRGRWLKDQSIGSIIFQMSAKRVDSILKDRIGMGETGETYLVEMKDDGSTIYASNRVVKKGPVGKAKKGSTITKLFKDKKNFNVTKKGSTGVTEIAYATYFKYKNSEYGIFTTQSKDEALASVISLEKTMAVVALISLIAIGFISTMIANQISGPILSISRELFSSADKVSDASKKVADTSSRLSSATTQQAAGLQETVSSIDEINAMIDRNTDASNESKKVSEHSRQVAEEGKQTIEQMIASINQISKSNSMITDQMSDNNQRVSEIVKLIKEIGDKTTVINDIVFQTKLLSFNASVEAARAGEHGKGFAVVAEEVGNLANMSGKAAEEISEMLENSVKTVEDIINTSSSKVEGLINTGKETVDKGSKLAEKCGLALDKIVENASKVNSQISEIATASLEQSQGVKEVNDAMKQIDEVTHMNTQISNETSLQATTLEDESLLLYKEVKRLESLVNGASNKKEANSSKDADVYEISNDSDFEQDKAA; encoded by the coding sequence ATGAATTTAAAAAAGCGGTTAGTTTTATTCTTTCTTTTAGTTGGTTTAGTTCCCTTTGGAGCAGGAGTATATTTTTCTGTAGACTCTGCATCTGACGCATTAACGGAAAGTGTTCATGACAAATTGTCTGCTTCCGCTGCTCTTATATATGGTCAGCTTGAAGGACTCTATGAAAGTAGATATTCTTCCGCTTCTGTTCTTTCGAAATCTAGAAAATTACAAGATATTTTTGTTACGGCTGACTCTAGTGACTGGTCTAGTGTAGAAAAGTATAATTCATACTTTAAAAGTCTTCTTGATGAAACAGGTTTTGAAGATATGCTCTTTGTAACAAATGAAGGCCGTATCCTTGGAGCACTTGATCATCCTGAGATTAATGGATCTAATATGAGTCAGTTTAAAGATACTCCACTTTACGCTGCTTGGAAGAAGGCGATGTCCACTCCATATAATAATACGGACTCTATTCAGCACGCAAAGTATCATCCGTATAAAGTTTGGAAAAATGAGCAAGAGTCATTTCTTGTTACAAGGTTTGCTCCAAACTCTAAAGATAGAGGAAGGTGGTTAAAAGATCAGAGTATTGGTTCAATTATTTTTCAAATGAGTGCTAAGAGGGTTGATAGCATATTGAAAGATCGAATCGGAATGGGAGAGACTGGAGAAACTTATCTTGTTGAAATGAAAGATGATGGATCAACTATCTATGCTTCTAATCGTGTTGTAAAAAAGGGGCCTGTTGGTAAAGCAAAGAAAGGTTCTACTATAACGAAGCTTTTTAAAGATAAGAAGAATTTTAATGTCACTAAAAAGGGCTCTACAGGAGTTACTGAAATTGCTTACGCAACCTACTTTAAATATAAGAACTCTGAATATGGAATATTTACAACTCAATCTAAAGATGAGGCCTTGGCATCTGTTATAAGTTTAGAAAAAACGATGGCAGTAGTTGCACTTATTTCATTAATAGCAATTGGCTTTATTTCAACAATGATTGCTAATCAAATATCTGGACCTATCTTGAGTATAAGTCGCGAACTTTTCTCTAGTGCAGATAAGGTTTCAGACGCTTCTAAAAAAGTTGCTGACACTAGTTCTCGATTATCATCAGCTACAACTCAACAAGCTGCAGGTCTTCAGGAAACTGTTTCTTCAATTGATGAAATTAATGCAATGATCGATAGAAATACTGATGCTTCTAATGAGTCTAAGAAAGTTTCTGAACATAGTCGACAAGTTGCAGAAGAAGGAAAGCAAACGATTGAACAAATGATTGCTTCCATTAATCAAATTAGTAAGAGTAACTCTATGATTACTGACCAAATGAGTGATAATAACCAAAGAGTTTCTGAGATTGTTAAACTAATAAAAGAAATCGGTGATAAGACTACAGTTATAAATGATATTGTTTTTCAAACAAAGCTTCTTTCTTTTAATGCTTCTGTTGAAGCAGCTAGAGCAGGCGAGCATGGAAAAGGTTTTGCTGTTGTTGCAGAAGAAGTTGGAAATCTTGCGAATATGTCTGGAAAGGCCGCTGAAGAGATCTCTGAAATGCTTGAAAATAGTGTGAAAACAGTTGAAGATATAATTAATACTTCTTCTAGTAAAGTTGAAGGACTTATAAATACTGGTAAAGAGACAGTGGATAAAGGTTCAAAGTTAGCTGAAAAGTGTGGTTTAGCTCTTGATAAGATTGTTGAAAACGCTTCAAAAGTTAATAGTCAGATTTCTGAAATTGCAACAGCTTCACTTGAACAGTCTCAAGGTGTTAAAGAAGTTAACGATGCTATGAAACAAATCGATGAAGTAACACATATGAATACTCAGATCTCGAACGAGACGAGTTTGCAGGCAACGACATTAGAAGATGAGTCATTGCTTCTTTATAAAGAAGTAAAAAGACTTGAAAGTCTTGTTAATGGAGCTTCCAATAAAAAGGAAGCTAACAGCTCAAAAGATGCTGATGTCTATGAGATATCTAACGATAGTGATTTTGAACAAGATAAAGCCGCTTAA
- a CDS encoding M23 family metallopeptidase yields MKWILSIYLLLFLVSCATISPIKKEFSSINKIKLTTGKIHNGTVKKISLLYPFKLISADLYCHDIRMVTSAPKNGRVETYLSANRHRSTGHIDCEYRFTVDKLEKKISVASFKIVEADYPLKTLKVAKKYAKLSDENLERWKVETAHMKTVYEGVIRDRKLFNGPFKKPLNSKITAIYGSKRVFNDMKHSWHSGIDFRARPGTKIPSSNRGKVILARHHFFTGKTIILDHGMGILTMYCHLNEFKVAEGDIVPQGAIIGLSGNTGRSSGPHLHWGVRVNENWINGFTLLDI; encoded by the coding sequence TTGAAATGGATTTTATCGATATACCTCTTGTTGTTCTTGGTTTCTTGCGCAACAATTTCCCCAATAAAGAAAGAATTTTCCTCGATTAACAAAATTAAGTTAACAACTGGAAAGATTCATAATGGAACAGTGAAGAAGATCTCTCTTTTGTATCCGTTTAAACTTATTAGTGCAGACCTCTACTGTCATGATATTAGAATGGTTACTTCAGCACCTAAGAATGGACGTGTAGAAACTTATTTGTCAGCGAATAGACATAGATCGACCGGTCATATTGATTGTGAGTATAGATTTACTGTCGATAAGCTAGAAAAGAAAATCAGCGTGGCCAGCTTTAAAATTGTTGAAGCTGATTATCCTCTAAAAACCCTAAAAGTTGCAAAGAAGTACGCTAAATTGAGTGATGAAAACCTTGAAAGATGGAAAGTTGAAACCGCTCATATGAAGACTGTTTATGAAGGGGTGATTCGAGATAGAAAGCTTTTCAATGGTCCATTTAAGAAGCCTCTTAACTCTAAGATTACTGCTATCTATGGCTCAAAGAGAGTCTTTAATGATATGAAGCACTCGTGGCACTCAGGAATTGATTTTAGAGCTAGGCCGGGAACGAAGATACCATCATCGAATAGGGGAAAGGTTATCCTTGCTAGGCACCACTTCTTTACAGGTAAGACAATTATTCTAGATCATGGAATGGGGATTCTTACAATGTACTGTCATTTAAATGAATTTAAAGTTGCTGAAGGAGATATTGTTCCTCAAGGCGCCATTATTGGACTTTCAGGTAATACAGGAAGATCAAGCGGACCTCACTTACACTGGGGTGTGAGAGTAAATGAAAACTGGATTAATGGATTTACTCTCTTAGATATTTAA
- a CDS encoding DUF6691 family protein, protein MKVILSMIAGVIFSFGLVISGMINPDKVIGFLDIFGQWDYALAFVMGGAVIFNLITFKLLKKKDRPFFNGNFEWPTRKDIDSKLIIGSALFGIGWGLIGICPGPGIVNLISLDTKVFTFVGSMVAGMLIFKIFTQGVNK, encoded by the coding sequence ATGAAAGTTATATTGAGTATGATTGCGGGAGTTATTTTTTCTTTTGGTTTGGTTATTTCCGGAATGATCAATCCTGACAAAGTAATAGGATTTTTGGATATCTTTGGACAATGGGACTACGCTCTGGCCTTTGTAATGGGTGGTGCTGTCATTTTTAATTTAATTACATTTAAGCTGTTAAAGAAAAAAGATCGTCCTTTTTTTAACGGGAACTTTGAGTGGCCAACTAGGAAAGATATTGATTCAAAGCTAATCATTGGGTCTGCTTTGTTTGGAATTGGGTGGGGCCTGATTGGTATTTGTCCTGGTCCAGGAATTGTTAACCTTATTTCACTAGATACCAAGGTTTTTACTTTTGTTGGGAGCATGGTTGCTGGAATGTTGATTTTTAAGATTTTTACACAAGGAGTGAATAAGTGA
- a CDS encoding YeeE/YedE family protein, which translates to MENILNPLLGGVIIGLATTLMMAFNGKITGISGIVGSSLSKFSRENFWRYSFLLGLILGGVLLKYIAPQFFNYEIKFSFIEAIVAGLLVGIGTRLGSGCTSGHGVCGLPRLSARSLIATITFMGFGILTVFIKGLL; encoded by the coding sequence ATGGAAAATATACTCAACCCTCTTTTAGGGGGAGTCATTATTGGGCTTGCAACTACACTTATGATGGCCTTTAACGGAAAGATTACAGGAATAAGTGGAATTGTCGGTTCTAGTTTATCTAAATTTAGTAGAGAAAATTTTTGGAGATATTCTTTTTTGTTAGGTCTTATTCTAGGAGGAGTTTTATTAAAATATATTGCACCCCAGTTCTTTAACTATGAAATTAAGTTTTCTTTTATAGAGGCCATTGTTGCAGGATTACTTGTGGGAATAGGAACTAGATTAGGTAGCGGTTGTACAAGTGGTCATGGTGTGTGTGGTTTACCGAGACTGTCTGCTCGCTCGTTAATTGCAACGATCACATTTATGGGATTTGGAATTCTAACAGTATTTATTAAGGGGCTTCTATGA
- a CDS encoding MBL fold metallo-hydrolase has protein sequence MALNVREFFDKNTFTMTYIVYDKETKDSIIIDPVLDFDNASGRFSYESVNTLIDYIQKNKLTPLAILETHAHADHITSATHLKNIFKGIPIGISSEIVKVQDVFNRVFNDESSENDFDLLLSDNQIIKFGAIEVKIIHTPGHTPACSSFLIGNKVFTGDALFMPDFGTGRCDFPSGSSSDLYHSVHEKLYTLADETEIFTGHDYMPGGRELQFKTTIGKSKKENIHIKEQTTCDEFVSYRDERDKTLAAPKLLLPSIQVNIKAGKLPQADKNGKSYLKLPITI, from the coding sequence ATGGCCTTAAACGTAAGAGAATTCTTTGATAAAAATACATTCACTATGACGTATATAGTTTATGATAAAGAGACTAAAGATTCTATTATTATTGATCCTGTTTTAGACTTTGATAATGCTTCGGGGAGGTTTTCCTATGAAAGTGTCAATACGCTTATTGATTATATTCAGAAGAATAAATTGACTCCATTAGCAATTCTAGAGACCCATGCTCATGCTGATCATATTACAAGTGCTACACATTTAAAGAATATATTTAAAGGCATTCCTATTGGAATCAGTTCGGAAATAGTCAAAGTTCAGGATGTTTTTAATAGAGTATTTAATGACGAATCAAGTGAGAATGATTTTGATCTACTTTTGTCAGATAATCAAATTATTAAATTTGGAGCTATAGAGGTTAAGATAATTCACACTCCTGGTCATACTCCTGCTTGCTCGAGTTTTTTAATAGGTAATAAGGTATTTACTGGAGATGCTCTATTTATGCCCGACTTTGGAACCGGTAGATGTGACTTTCCATCAGGAAGTTCAAGTGATCTCTATCATTCTGTGCATGAGAAGTTGTATACATTAGCTGATGAAACTGAAATTTTTACTGGGCATGACTATATGCCTGGTGGTAGAGAACTTCAGTTTAAAACTACAATAGGTAAGAGTAAGAAAGAGAATATTCATATCAAGGAACAAACTACTTGTGATGAGTTTGTAAGCTATAGAGATGAAAGAGATAAGACTCTTGCAGCTCCAAAACTTCTTTTACCAAGTATTCAAGTTAATATTAAGGCCGGAAAACTACCTCAGGCAGATAAGAATGGTAAGAGCTATTTAAAGCTACCTATAACTATATAA
- a CDS encoding ABC transporter substrate-binding protein has product MFRILLTSILFMISQSNFAAPTTVKVGGYLFPPFIGQYKNEIKGITIDLIKLLNESQDEFLFKFQLTSSKRRYKDYENGEYDLLFFENLQWGWKDYDMEASNVILHGGEVFIAHAAKGRTQEYFKDISGKKILGILGYHYKFADFKTDREYLQTKFNVELRTNHESNILSISKRDLPQLAIVTKSLLTQYFKKFPQAKERILVSNELDQKYEHTILLRSNKQLTKDKLNQILKSLSESGKLKKLWDSYGISPKDQVEL; this is encoded by the coding sequence ATGTTTAGGATATTGCTCACATCCATTCTTTTTATGATCTCGCAAAGTAACTTTGCAGCCCCAACGACTGTAAAAGTTGGGGGCTACCTCTTTCCTCCATTTATAGGACAGTATAAAAATGAAATTAAAGGAATTACTATTGACCTCATTAAGTTATTAAATGAGAGTCAAGACGAGTTCCTATTCAAATTTCAACTAACCTCATCTAAACGAAGATACAAAGATTATGAAAATGGTGAGTATGACCTCCTTTTCTTTGAGAACCTACAATGGGGCTGGAAAGACTATGACATGGAAGCTTCTAATGTTATTTTGCATGGCGGAGAAGTGTTTATAGCACATGCAGCAAAAGGTAGAACTCAAGAATATTTTAAAGATATTTCAGGAAAAAAGATTTTGGGTATTTTAGGATATCATTATAAATTTGCCGACTTTAAAACTGACAGAGAGTATCTACAGACAAAGTTTAATGTTGAACTTAGAACAAATCACGAATCAAATATTCTCTCCATAAGCAAAAGAGACCTCCCTCAACTTGCTATAGTCACCAAGAGTTTATTAACTCAGTATTTTAAAAAGTTTCCGCAGGCGAAAGAGAGAATTCTTGTCTCTAATGAACTAGATCAAAAGTATGAGCACACTATTCTTTTAAGATCTAATAAACAACTTACAAAAGACAAGTTAAATCAAATATTGAAGTCCTTATCCGAATCAGGAAAGCTTAAAAAGCTCTGGGACTCATACGGGATATCACCGAAAGATCAAGTAGAACTGTAA
- a CDS encoding Crp/Fnr family transcriptional regulator: MFYQKLLPFIQSSTKRTYKRSQSIYMEGEEPQSLYLVKSGLIGLYHISESGKETFLRVFAKDSIFGHRSYFAQTPYHANAIALSESEIHIISKEQCNEICENHPDLLKELMKIISLELGEAEQRLAGLLDKSANTRIRESLVFLKLKYPQKVWTRKEVADFSGSTLETVTRVMTTLSNDGLIQKNGRDFKILDVDKILHYIDSAQG; the protein is encoded by the coding sequence ATGTTTTACCAAAAGCTTCTTCCATTCATACAATCCTCTACGAAGAGGACTTATAAGAGATCTCAAAGTATATATATGGAAGGAGAAGAGCCGCAAAGTCTCTACCTTGTAAAGTCTGGCCTTATAGGACTCTACCATATCTCAGAGTCTGGCAAGGAAACCTTCTTAAGAGTTTTTGCAAAAGATAGCATCTTTGGGCACCGATCTTACTTTGCCCAAACACCCTACCACGCAAACGCTATTGCGCTCAGTGAGAGTGAAATACATATTATCTCTAAAGAACAGTGCAATGAAATCTGTGAAAACCACCCTGATCTTTTAAAGGAATTGATGAAAATCATCTCCCTAGAGCTTGGAGAAGCAGAACAAAGGCTTGCTGGCCTACTAGATAAGAGTGCTAACACTAGGATTAGAGAGTCTCTCGTATTTCTAAAACTTAAATACCCTCAAAAAGTATGGACCCGAAAAGAAGTCGCCGATTTTTCAGGTAGTACTCTAGAGACTGTAACTCGTGTTATGACGACTCTTTCGAATGACGGACTTATTCAAAAAAATGGTAGAGACTTCAAGATTTTAGATGTTGATAAAATACTTCACTATATTGATTCAG
- a CDS encoding response regulator: protein MIIFLDDDPDLANLLEKKFANFGEDIVVFSSIKKLMESELLEKASLLCFDINLDHENGIEFFKEIHPLYPSVSSLCFSNYSDLLEEQLQKVGVTNLVCKEDGIDLLMNEVGRILDERKLYSNVAS from the coding sequence ATGATAATTTTTCTAGATGATGATCCCGATTTAGCAAATCTTCTTGAAAAGAAATTCGCAAACTTTGGTGAGGATATAGTTGTTTTTTCTTCAATAAAAAAGCTGATGGAAAGTGAATTATTAGAAAAGGCCTCTCTATTATGTTTTGATATTAATCTTGATCATGAAAATGGTATTGAATTTTTTAAAGAAATTCATCCCCTGTATCCGAGTGTTTCGTCTCTTTGTTTTTCAAACTACTCAGATCTTTTAGAGGAACAGCTTCAGAAGGTTGGTGTAACTAACCTTGTTTGTAAAGAGGATGGGATTGATCTTTTAATGAACGAGGTTGGACGAATTCTTGATGAAAGAAAGCTCTATTCTAATGTCGCCTCATAA
- a CDS encoding CarD family transcriptional regulator produces MMDSDLIGQIIISSTFGVGRVVGVEKIGADDRYFLVVESVDQKLRNFIPMDDTKSFRTLLSKEELTKVVEDLSTDFEAVDYDSKKDRINYFKESSLFQDMENIVKLVKELNQLTDRGSVEDQIFKRLTSSLAAEYALINEVSEEAANEIIEIALNNA; encoded by the coding sequence ATGATGGACTCAGATCTCATTGGACAAATTATTATTTCTTCAACTTTTGGTGTGGGCCGTGTTGTTGGTGTCGAAAAGATTGGAGCTGATGATAGATACTTCCTTGTTGTAGAGTCAGTTGATCAAAAACTTAGAAACTTCATCCCTATGGATGATACTAAAAGCTTCAGAACTCTTCTTTCTAAAGAAGAACTAACCAAGGTTGTCGAAGACCTATCTACTGACTTTGAAGCTGTCGATTATGACTCTAAAAAAGATAGAATTAATTACTTTAAAGAAAGCTCTCTTTTTCAAGACATGGAAAATATTGTAAAGCTTGTAAAAGAGCTTAATCAATTAACGGACAGAGGAAGCGTTGAAGATCAAATCTTCAAGCGTTTAACATCGTCTCTAGCTGCGGAATATGCACTTATCAATGAAGTAAGTGAAGAGGCCGCAAACGAAATTATCGAAATAGCGCTAAATAACGCATAA
- a CDS encoding response regulator, whose translation MNLPIMDDDFKNLQHEYALELPDLIDTVESNLMSIETQSNIEKSIKDLKRVVHSIKGTAGSYELKWVSSLCHQFEDQLDDTQDALIMDPKKNIEQFFKYVDLFRSYVASFLDGAVSQEEFDIALRKLRQDPLLEVDGESIEKRKVLIVESASTLLKAYKLLISSLDMNYSTAMSGREGFERLLIEKYDYLITGHATGIVDGPSLIAITKVFNGASRGVKTILTTSIDQLDLEPEQMPDILIEKKLGMMEKIKEVFSEESAKEVLDETTLPFKKVLCIDDDNAVLKLLKLAFSKQEDVEFFFSNHFNKSEIQVNQPELILLDYFIDDRTGVDILKELRDECGYEGEVVFLTGTTSQDDLQEMYDSSASGIIEKPFNPKSLYQLLADIFKKAA comes from the coding sequence ATGAACCTACCAATAATGGATGATGATTTTAAAAATTTACAACATGAGTACGCTCTAGAGCTTCCGGATTTAATTGATACAGTAGAATCAAATCTAATGAGTATTGAGACTCAAAGTAATATAGAAAAATCGATCAAGGATTTAAAGCGAGTTGTCCATAGTATAAAAGGGACTGCTGGTTCTTATGAACTAAAGTGGGTTTCAAGTCTATGTCATCAATTTGAAGATCAACTTGATGATACACAAGACGCTTTAATTATGGATCCTAAAAAGAATATTGAGCAGTTTTTTAAATATGTAGATCTCTTTAGATCTTATGTTGCGAGCTTTTTAGACGGTGCCGTCTCTCAGGAAGAGTTTGATATTGCACTAAGAAAGTTAAGGCAAGACCCTCTGCTTGAAGTAGATGGTGAGAGTATTGAAAAAAGAAAGGTTTTAATTGTAGAGTCGGCCTCTACTTTATTAAAAGCTTATAAGCTGCTTATTTCCTCTCTAGATATGAACTACTCTACTGCTATGAGTGGTAGAGAGGGCTTCGAGAGACTTCTTATTGAAAAGTATGATTACCTTATCACTGGACATGCCACAGGAATTGTTGATGGCCCTAGTCTTATAGCGATCACTAAAGTTTTTAATGGAGCTTCAAGAGGAGTGAAAACAATCCTTACAACCTCTATCGATCAATTAGACTTAGAGCCCGAGCAGATGCCTGATATCTTGATTGAAAAGAAACTTGGAATGATGGAAAAAATAAAAGAAGTTTTTTCTGAGGAGTCCGCTAAAGAAGTTCTTGATGAAACAACACTTCCTTTTAAAAAGGTTCTGTGTATCGATGATGATAATGCCGTATTGAAACTTTTGAAGCTTGCCTTTTCAAAACAAGAGGATGTTGAATTCTTTTTTTCTAATCATTTTAACAAAAGTGAAATTCAGGTTAATCAGCCAGAACTTATTCTTCTCGATTATTTTATAGATGATAGAACAGGTGTAGATATCTTAAAAGAGCTAAGAGATGAATGTGGTTACGAGGGAGAAGTTGTATTCTTAACTGGTACAACTTCTCAGGATGATCTTCAAGAAATGTATGACTCTTCAGCAAGTGGAATTATTGAAAAGCCATTTAATCCAAAGAGTCTATATCAACTTTTAGCTGATATCTTTAAAAAAGCGGCCTAG
- a CDS encoding glycerophosphodiester phosphodiesterase family protein: MKKLALIILLLSSCSLFAKNLGHRAGGGKGEYFDYLPENSIAALQASLSTIQDRSDFLYLEFDIQETKDGEIVIFHDKYIKRMISYKQNKQELDIIYNEIGASSFQRRFNNIRIAELTFEQLRRLRLTNHPDQQVPTLDEYLETSKDYGLLKPMSVEVKYLQTDVAKLKVINKLEEFNNLYMKNADIIFESEYDLPYLTGFLAWKSKFKKVFGKDPSWCKRIINAGLYGVFKPGSHKNQCN; this comes from the coding sequence GTGAAAAAGTTAGCTTTAATTATACTATTATTATCAAGTTGTTCACTATTTGCTAAGAATTTAGGTCATAGAGCCGGTGGCGGAAAGGGTGAGTACTTTGATTACTTACCTGAGAATTCAATAGCGGCCCTTCAGGCTTCTTTAAGTACAATACAAGATAGAAGTGATTTTCTATATCTAGAGTTTGATATTCAAGAAACTAAAGACGGTGAGATCGTCATCTTTCATGATAAATATATCAAAAGAATGATTTCTTATAAGCAAAATAAGCAAGAGCTAGATATCATATATAATGAAATTGGTGCCTCAAGCTTTCAAAGAAGGTTTAACAATATAAGAATAGCTGAACTTACATTCGAACAATTAAGAAGACTCAGACTTACGAATCATCCAGATCAACAAGTTCCGACCCTAGATGAATACCTAGAAACTTCAAAAGATTATGGACTGCTCAAGCCTATGAGTGTTGAAGTTAAATATCTTCAAACTGATGTCGCGAAATTAAAAGTTATTAATAAGTTAGAAGAGTTCAATAATTTGTATATGAAAAATGCAGATATTATTTTTGAAAGTGAGTATGATCTTCCATACCTAACAGGCTTTCTTGCTTGGAAGTCAAAGTTTAAAAAAGTCTTTGGTAAAGACCCAAGCTGGTGCAAGAGAATTATTAATGCTGGACTTTATGGAGTGTTCAAACCAGGTAGTCACAAGAATCAATGTAATTGA
- a CDS encoding TM2 domain-containing protein: MSNLTVKTNNRIIDTHSLTIGYLTWIFGFTGSHRFYYGKPISGTIWFFTLGLLGVGWLIDLFLIPSMDAEADTKYWDGEIDYTIAWILLVFLGAFGVHKFYMRKVVWGVVYFLTAGFFFMGILYDYWTLNEQIDRQNTKFKTQSL, from the coding sequence ATGAGTAATTTAACTGTTAAAACTAATAATAGAATTATTGATACACATAGCCTGACAATCGGTTATCTCACATGGATTTTTGGATTCACTGGCTCTCACCGTTTCTACTATGGAAAGCCCATCTCTGGGACGATCTGGTTTTTTACCCTAGGTCTTCTTGGAGTGGGGTGGCTTATAGACTTATTTCTAATCCCATCAATGGATGCCGAAGCGGATACAAAGTACTGGGATGGAGAGATAGATTATACTATTGCTTGGATTCTATTAGTGTTTTTAGGAGCCTTTGGAGTTCATAAGTTCTATATGAGAAAAGTTGTCTGGGGCGTAGTTTATTTTCTTACTGCAGGTTTTTTCTTTATGGGTATTCTCTACGATTACTGGACTCTTAATGAGCAGATAGACCGTCAGAATACGAAATTTAAAACTCAGTCTCTTTAA
- a CDS encoding O-methyltransferase has product MNFIDEKILNYCVDKSDHASQICNELELETKSTQPLHRMLCGPLECSLLKSLIQLNSSKRVLELGTFTGYSALSMAEALPVDGEVVTIDKNKKINETAKKFWSRSIHGSKIKALFGDAIDVLKTLEGTFDLVFIDADKRNYKNYFELCIDLLSENGVIIVDNVLWSGRVIEGLSTDEDKSTVYLKEFNDYIYSREDLVKTLLPVRDGIFLIQKRK; this is encoded by the coding sequence TTGAACTTTATAGATGAGAAAATATTAAATTACTGTGTGGACAAATCTGATCATGCGAGTCAAATATGTAATGAATTAGAGTTAGAAACTAAATCCACTCAACCTTTGCATAGGATGCTGTGTGGTCCGCTAGAATGTTCTCTTCTAAAAAGTCTAATTCAGCTTAACAGTTCGAAGCGTGTTTTAGAACTTGGAACATTTACTGGGTATTCTGCCCTTTCAATGGCGGAGGCCTTGCCTGTTGATGGTGAAGTTGTCACAATTGATAAGAATAAGAAGATAAATGAAACTGCAAAGAAGTTCTGGTCACGCTCTATACATGGATCAAAAATCAAGGCCCTCTTCGGAGATGCTATAGATGTTTTGAAAACTTTGGAAGGAACTTTTGATTTAGTTTTTATCGATGCAGACAAGAGAAACTATAAGAATTACTTTGAGCTTTGTATTGATTTACTATCTGAAAATGGAGTAATCATAGTTGATAATGTTCTCTGGTCGGGAAGAGTCATAGAAGGTCTTTCAACTGATGAAGATAAAAGCACAGTTTACCTGAAAGAATTTAATGATTATATTTATTCGCGGGAAGATTTGGTAAAAACCCTCCTGCCGGTTCGTGATGGAATTTTCCTTATACAAAAAAGGAAGTAG